The window ATCCACTCGCGTTAGCATTTCCTGACCGCTAAGACTTTTATCTGCCACGGTGAACCCTCCCCGATGGTCTTCAATGTTATGTTTAATGCGCACGAGGGTTTTGACGTGACTGCTTTGTACCATCAGGTTGAGGTCTGGATAGCGCTGCATCAAGGATTTCAGCAATTGCAGTCCGGTTTCAGAAGTTGCTTCGCTACTGCTGTTTAAAGATTCTGGAATTGCCAAATCCAATACCACTAGATCCGGTTCTGTGCTTTCGATCCGTTCTACGGTGTCTCGGACAGTTTTCGCCGTCTGAATGTCTGCATTCGGATATTTCCGTCGTAGCAAATCGATCGTTCCTTTGAGGACAACCTCGTGGTCGTCAACCACCAGAAATTGGCACTGTTTTTGTCGGACTTGTTGGGGTAAATCTAAGTTTGTCATCGCGCATCCTTAACTTGAGAGAAGAGGGATGCAACAAACGATACACGAGTATCAAAAAGATGCACCCCTATTGAATTGAGGATGCACCCTGCAATTGAATGGAGTGACGGTCAGTACGATTACGGCAATACACTCGACCCACTTCCGATCGAAAATTAAGCTAAATTACTGATATTCTAAGCCAATTTCAGATAAAAAGAGGCTACTGCTTTAGAATGTTTAACATCGATAGGTTCCTGTTGCGTCGTGCAATGTATTCCACCCCCTCCAGCCGCAATATAATCGATATTCAATTGGATGATATCTCGATTTGGAAATAGTTTTTGCAACACTTCTTTCGCCCTACGATCTGCTTTAGAATCGCCAAACTCCGGTGCAATGACAGCCCCATTCACAACGTAAAAATTTATATATCCTGCTGCAAATTCATCATTTTCAAAGCCCGGTCTTATTCTTTTTGGACTTTCAATAACAAATACTTCTAACTTGTTTCCATCTGCATCGGTTGCCAAATTTAGGATATCGAGGTGCTGTTTTGTTACATCAAAATCTAAAGAGTTTGGATCGCTTTCTAAAGCTGCAATAACAGTGCCGGGATGGGCGAAGCGAGCGTAAAAATCCGTGTGACCGTCAGTAATATCGTAACCAGCGATTCCAGGTAGC of the Lusitaniella coriacea LEGE 07157 genome contains:
- a CDS encoding response regulator transcription factor, yielding MTNLDLPQQVRQKQCQFLVVDDHEVVLKGTIDLLRRKYPNADIQTAKTVRDTVERIESTEPDLVVLDLAIPESLNSSSEATSETGLQLLKSLMQRYPDLNLMVQSSHVKTLVRIKHNIEDHRGGFTVADKSLSGQEMLTRVDWALQGVTHTKDLQTGIEVKPQWMDVLMLAFHEGLQDRTIAERMQISYRTVRHYWTKIYDALGIYPEDHKQNGKSLRIQTEKRARELGLID